Proteins encoded together in one Acipenser ruthenus chromosome 22, fAciRut3.2 maternal haplotype, whole genome shotgun sequence window:
- the LOC117431412 gene encoding guanine nucleotide-binding protein G(I)/G(S)/G(O) subunit gamma-13-like: MDEMDLPQMTKEVESLKYQLAFNREKSSKTVPDLVKWIEEGVPNDPFLNPELMKANPWVEKGKCTIL, from the exons ATGGATGAAATGGACCTTCCCCAGATGACGAAAGAGGTGGAAAGCCTCAAATACCAGCTAGCCTTCAACAGGGAGAAGTCCTCCAAGACCGTACCAGA CCTGGTGAAGTGGATTGAGGAGGGAGTTCCCAATGACCCCTTCCTTAACCCAGAGCTCATGAAGGCCAACCCGTGGGTGGAAAAGGGGAAGTGTACCATTCTTTAA